The genomic window GTCCTGCAAGATTTTATGTTATGCGGTAAGGCACAATGTAAAATGTGAGGCTAGGTGGCTTCCAAGTTGTTAATGAAAGCTATTGGCGTGTGGGTGTCTGTTTAGttattgattttgaatgaaataGAACATCACCTAAGTTAACTATGCTTGAcaagaaggggagccttggcgcagcggtaaagctgttgccttgtgaccatgaggtcacgggtttgagtcctggaaacagcctcttgcagaaatgtagggaaaggctgcgtactatagaccaaAAGTCGGACCCTGTgcaagcgggagctacgtgcaccgggctgcccttaaCGATGCTTGATAGAAATTTTTGAAATAGTGGAGAGAAAACCTTCTCTTAAAAGCTGTTGAAGATTTCCTCTGTGCATGAAGTCATAAACGAGAGCTAGGCACTTCTTGTTCTGGCAATATCCTTGTAGAGTCACGAGATTCTTGTGATGAACTTTGGACAAGGTTTGCACCTGCAGCAACAGATATAATTACCAATCATCCTATAGCTTTTTTTGATAAAGGAATCACCCTATAGCTGAAGCCAATTGCATCATTTAATTGGATATGGACTCTGCAAGGGTTGATATCTTGCACACTTTTAATTTACTTTCTGTTGAAGAAATCATTGATTTGACCTAGTTACTTTCGTGATATACCTCAGGAAGGAAGTCTGTTGACTCTACTATTGATGTCTCCATGAGCACCTTAACAGCTACTTCATCACCATTTTCCATTGTGCCATGATAAACAGTGCCAAAACCTCCTTTTCCAACGATTGAATGGAAGTCGTTTGTTATATGCTTCAGCTCTGCGTACGTGAACCGTCTGATATCAATATGTAGGGGTGTTTCCTCTTCATACATAGCATAATTCTCACTGTCTCCCGACTTTCCTGCGGATTCAAAAAAATAGTGTGTTACATGAAAGTTCTGGTGTGAAGCTGTTGTCTAATGTATATGACCTATTCCATTGATCAAAGGGAATTTAAGagcggaatttttttgtttttacctttcCAGCACAATTTCCATAGAATGCACATCACTACTAGGAGGGATACCAGCACTACAGGAACTATCACTGCGATCGCCATGGTAGATGTGGTTTTCTTCTTATTATTTGAACAATACGTATCTTTGACTTTTGAGCATACAGGATTGCCTTCTAATCTGGTGGCACCATTACACAACATATAGAAAAAAATGAACTGGTAAGATGTTATCTACAGCAGGTCTACAGAATTATGGTTGGAAGATGCCTCCATTTTCTAACAAGACTAACCTGCTAAACATTTACGCATTCGGAAAGAACAAACTTCATAGTTTCTCATCTATGCACTCTAGAAGAAGAAACTTCATGTTTTGTAAATTATGTGCAGTTACTAAGGTTCTCATCTATTTCTCATATTGAATGCCCATACAAAATAAAGCTTTATAGTTACTATTAGATGCTAGTACATGTAACTGAGGGCATGCTTGAATCAATGTAATGCTCTGCACAAGTGTTGCTTCACACACTTTTTGTGGCACCCGAATTGGCCGTCACAACTTCATTGAATTTGGTAACTGTTCACGTATATGACAAGCGGGGCTGCTCCGGCATGGCGTTAGAAAGTGTGGCATGCCACAAAATATAACACCCGCCAAACTGTAGCCACAGAAAGTCGAACTTGTGTAACTCTTGTTTGGTGAAGTGCGGCGTATTTACATTTTATGTGCGAAGACTGTTGCTAAACCTTGATTTTTCTATGAAGCCGAACCCTGTTTCTTTTCAGTGTAATTGTTTAATTTGATATATTTTTTCTGTAGTCAGAAATTGTGAAATATTCAGTTAAAAGAAAAGGAAATGTGCAACAGAGCTTGCAAACCTTAAGTCAAGCAGACCAGCCTGAGATCTTTGAAGAATAGAATTAGGGATTGGTCCATCGAGCTGGTTGTATGACAAATCGCTGTAAAATAAAGTTAAAACCGTTCTCTAAATTTTATATCATGAACCAAATATTATAATAAGCAGGGAGACTTACAGAACTTTGAGTGACTTTATTTGGTAGTCTGGAATAGGCCCTGTCAAATTGTTGTGTGATAAATCCCTACATATGTTTTGTGCTTAGTGTCATAAAAGTGCCAAAAATAATCCCATTTAGCCCATTAATATTTAGTGTTAGGCACCACTTACAAGTTCTCCAGTGATGCCATGTTCATGAAAGTTATGACTAATCCACCTTTCAGTCCACTGGTAGACAGATCTCTGCAAAACAACTCATTTTATTACAAGTCTATTAACTTACCCATAGTATTGAGGTAACATGTTTCTTTAAGATTATTTAAGTATCTTTCTGTCGTTCATTTACACTAAATTGCATGTGTTTTCAAGATAATattccctctgttcacaaatataggATGTTCTATTTTTTTccgaatcggatgtatatagacatacatgttttagtgtgtttgtctcatttcagtccgtatatagttcatattgaaacatccaaaacatcttatatttgtggacggagggagtagctagtaAGACAGTCTGTCTTACCATATAAAAAATGAAATGTACTTCAAAGATTAAAAATATGAATTGTGATGTTTAGATTCCAAAATGTATATGGTACAAGTCTTGGTTATGTTCTTACACTGCGACAATCCTCGGATTCTGGTTTCTCTTAGAGTAGTCGCAAGTCAAACCTTCCCAGGAATACTCTCTTGGAGAGCATGGATCTCCATTCCAGTTTGTTCGTGCCAAATTGTAGTTTTTCTTGACTTCTTTCATGTAACTGACTACAACACCCAAAAAACAATTGAAACAAATATGAACAGAATAAAGAATGATGTATGTTGGGTATGGCCGCTCATGTGATTAAAAAGAATGTAAACATTAACTTATCTAGTTGCAAAGTTATCTGTTGTGCAACTTTTATATATTTAATAGAAGTGAATAAACTGAATTAATCCATTTATCTACTATGGTCTTGGCCATGGTTTGTTGGCATTTGAATTTTAGAGCATGGGGCTTGGCTTTACTGTACTACTGGATCAGCTGGTTAAAACTTGTTTCTATTACTTACGAGGATACTGACAATGCCAAACGGAGTTGAGAGAATCTTCGGGGGTCTATACAAGTACACAATGAGATTTTCGTCACTAAGATTTGTTAAATGCAGGGAGCCTGATGTGCTGTTTATCAACTGAATAAACTGCAGGATGATAATGCGAATGTGCCACATACATGACATATGTGTGATAAGTGTATATGTGTAATAAGTGTGCAATGTCCAGATCAATGATAGGTCTTACCATCCTCGGGCTCGGTAGTGAAGTTTTCCATCCAAACGAGCGAGTACACCTCTAACGCGTTGATGAGTGGGGGCAGGATCGAGCTGCGCGTCTTATTCAGGGTGTAGATCGCGTCGCCGTTATACAAGAACTGCCCGCTGTCGTACAAGCTGTTGGCCTGTAATCGCGACGGGGAGAAGCCCCGGTGCAGCAAATCGTTGGCGTTGTAGATGTCAAAGCTTCTGTTCGGGTTGTTATCACTAATTTCAGCAAAGTGGAAGATTGGGAGAAGGCGGACGCTCTCGGGGTCCAGATTCTGACCCTTTGCCATGTCGAGACTCATGATGGAGTAGTTTGTGTCTAGGGTGGTGGCCTTCTGGAAGATGGCCATCGGCACGTTGAAGTAGTCGTCGCCCGGGAGAATCTCCACTTGCTTGCTAGTGTCCACGTTGGTCCAGGGGTAGGTGTTGTAGGGGAAAGACGAGGCCGCCCAGAACCGGTCGTAAGGGTCCACTGGATATCTGCATCGCACACAAAGGACAAGGAGAAAACAGGTAAGTAGCTAGCACGATACCACTACTTTTTGGTTCCATTGGAGCTGGTAATCTCATATTCTTGGCAAGCTTAGATGTACTTCCCGAGTACATTGGTTGTAAGTAGCATCTTATGTtacgggatggagggagtacaatttatTTTCTGTTACAAGTGCGGGATTCAGGATGCATAATAGCACACACTCCAAATGTATTGaggaccctaaaagaattgagcaagccAACAGATTTTAAAACCAGACAGGCATAATTTAGTTCTAATCCAAAATTATTATGGATGCCAGTCTCACCTTGTGATAAAGTCAGTGACATTACCAAATCTGAATCGTCCAAATTGGCCGACTGATACCGATGTATTCACAAAAGGGTACATCGCATCTAGCAGTGGCCTCAGCTCCAAGGAAGACACGAACGGAGTCCCCGAACCAAAGTTTACCAGACAGACTGAGACGGAGTCGCCCGGGGCAACGGTGAGCACCTCCTTCCAGACTATAATTGATGGATCCCAATTTGTTAAGTTCACCGTATCCCAGAAATTGACGCCGATATGGAGCCCAAAAAGGAACAGCGACCCGTCCATACTCCTGTTCAACCCATCGTAGTCGCCGTAAGTAAACATGGCCCTCACCAGAAACTTTTTACCAGGGGTGGATGGCAGCGTGTAGCAATTCCTTGAGCCGTCGGGGAAGCTCCTCAAGGTTGTTTCGCTCTCAGATGCGGCATCAGCCATGAACACTGATGATATTTGGTGGGTCAAACCGCCCTCCACGAATCCAGCGTCGGACTGGTACTGTATTCCTTCTATGCTGCTGTCGTTGTAGGGAGTATTGTTTCTGTATCCACAGTCGAGGCTTATGAACCCTGCATAACGGAGAATACGCATCGGATTCATGTGTTTCAGGGTTaagatgatctctctctctctctttttttttgcgaataaggCTTAAGATGATCATGACATGTAGCACTAGATAGGTATTCAGTACTAGATAGGTATTCAGTAAATCGGGAGTAGTAGCTAATAATAATAATACGTCTATTGTTAAAGATTTCAGTAAAGCGGGGTTTCTTCAGTTGCACGCTGAAGTATACTAAAATGTTTAGGTGGAGCAGGGATTAAAGAGTCGCAGGATCGATAAATGAAGCTGGGAGGATATGGTTTGTGTTACCCGAAGTAGGCTGGCCATGGACTCGAGTCATCATGAGCAGCAAAGCCAAGATCCATGTCAGTCTTCCGTTTGCCGAGCAACTGAAGCACAACACCATGGTACGCTTCGGTTCTTGCAATGTCGGGAAGCAAGCATGCAAATCAACAAGCTTCGTATCTGCAACGAATGACCTGCGCACGCAGTTATATAGCAGAGAAACGCGACTAACACCAAGTACTGTATTTGAATTGACTTTACCTCAAGCGTAATAATGTGGACGAAGCAAAACGTTCTGTTCCTCAGCAAGTACCATTTTCGTCAAAGAAATGCAACTTGCATTCATGTAAAAATAGAAAATGCGGCTTGTATTTATTTAAAAATAGAAAATGCAACTTGCATTGGAGTTTAGTTTGACAACCCCGCGCTGACGTACTGCCCTTGATCAGCGTGATAAGAGCATCTAACAGCCGGACCTAACTAGTCCGGTCTCCTAAACGTGCGCGCACGCGCTCCTCAAAAGTCTGTTGTCACAACCGGTTAACTCAATTAGCAAATCTTTAAATCCGTACAAACACGTGCAACGTAAACTTAATTCTAAGGAGTACATCTTGATGGACTATTAAAAGTTTGTCGTAATGCTCTACTACAACATACACGCTATTGGACTAATAAAAAGTTGGCAGGTTCTACATACTATAGCTATGGAGAAAGTTCATCCATGATTGCTTGCCCTTGCTGTCTTTATCGCGGAAGTAGAATATGCAAAATGGATCGAGCTGAATCTGCTTACTGTCGGAGTTGTCCAACCCGTCCTTAGTTTCTTCCTTATCCTCTTTGGGGGGCAGTCTGACCATGGCACATGCCACCCAGTTATGCTATCAGACGAGGGCGCACTATGCCTCGAGAATGCGGACATGGAGGGCTTCCTCGTCCAAGGCGGCAAGCGACTCCGCCTCCGCCAGCTCGGCCTCGAGGGTTGTCGCGGCTTCTTGTGCTCTATGCCTCGCATGGCAAGCATGCCGTGCGTCAGCAACACATGTTAGCGTTGACCTCCGACCCGGAACCCGACGTCACAGGGACAAGGCACCACCGCCTTCGGTTGCGCCGCCACCCCAGTGTTGGGGCTCTAGACGGTCGTGTTGAAGTAGGCCGGAGATCGACGAAACAGAGTGAAGTGAAGTAGAGTGGTTAGAGTTTCATTCGGGATATATATAGTGGTGAATATATATGGGGTTGGAATGGCCAACGTGGGCTACATCAAAGGTGGTGGACGCTCCGGGGCGTGTCACGTCAATCCTATACTCTTTTTATTCCTGCTCACGTTTTAAAAATCCAGCGGATCAAAAAGGTCCTCGAGATCCGTGACGGGGGGCCCACGACGACAGCGCGCTACGACGGGGCCGGTAGCGGGAACTCGCTCCTACAGCgggaaccggatcctctaacattcAGAAGGAAAATCACGGTGTTACAATGCTAGTCTAGTGTAAAATGAAGAAGGAAAGTTAGGGGTTGTTAGTAGGTAGTTAACGGGTTGTTTACTGTTGATATTTACTATAGATATAAATAattcaaaattaattttatttcaccGTCAATTTGTTTGTATGTAATTACTATAAATCTACATAGTAGATCATCAATTTACAAATTAATTTAAGTAATTTTAGTCTTAAtcatatggatagaaagaaggaaaGTTAGGGTACTGTAGCTTCTCTAACATTCCTTAAcaatgttagaggatccggttcccCTACAGCGACGCACGTTCACATTCTCTGAAGTCTGAACCAGTCTTATACAACATGTGTGTTTTtttgataaaaaaagaaacaactTTATTAATTAAAAATAATGGTTACATCATGTGTTAAATtaaagaaggatagcaaagtgtagtactccctccgtctcaaaattcttgtcttagatttgtccaaaTACGAATGTATTAAGTCACGTTTTAATATTAGATaaatccatatctagacaaatctaagacaagaatttttgggacggagggagtaagataAAAGGAAGAGGGCAACTTGCATGGCGAATTCGACGATATTGCGTCCAACGCCGAGCAAGCTGACGAGTACGTGGGAGTTTTCTTTATCTATAAAACAGGGGAAAACCTATTTCGAGATTTGGGGGCTCATCGCACTGTAAATGCGTAAAGTTATTGATAATTTACTACAGTGTTAAAGATATATTTGGATTATATGTGTCTGGTAGTTTAGGATTTGTAGTCCGTCTCATATCTTATCTTTAGAAGAGGCATCaccctccaagtcttgtactccctccgtaaactaaatAAGAGTGTTTAAAATACTAAAATGGTAATCTAAACGcgtttatattagtttacagagggagtactcaaTATATATTCGCCTTCGatgctcaataatacatccatcatattccatAAATCATTCTTTatatcccttctaacatggtatcagtctaaccgatccaaaccctagccaccgcccgtCGATTCTTTCCCGCGAGCCGCCcgcggggcggtcggcctccatgatcgccgACGAAGGCTGCGTCTCCCGCACCTCGGGTTCGTCTGCCGGTCGAGTTGACCGGCTGTCCCGGAGAGTCTTTTTCACTATCCTTTGATCCGGATTTTTCTTTCTCCCGCCGGTCGCATTGATTGgcgttttctttttagttttccggTCTAAGATCGGTTTGCATCGTCCACCGCCACCGTCGTCCTTTGTGTGCCTCTACTTCGACATTGGCGCGTCCAACCGGCCTCCATTCTGACCAGGCGGCCTTGCGTGACATGCCGGCCCTCCAGGCTGTCGCATGTGCATCTGCCGCCCATCGCCCTGTGCCGGCCGTCGCCGTCCTAATCCGATCGGAACTCCATCCACCCCGTCTCCATCCATCGCATCTCAAGCTTCACGCGTAACGCTTGAGGTCTGCTGGTGCGGAGGCCATCGGCCGTTCCTCGTCGTCAACTCACGTGCTCAACACGGGCGTAGTTTGACGCCGCTGTGGCCGGCCGCTCGCGCTGACCACCGATCCCGCCGCTTGGTTCATGCAAGGTAGCTGCACGTGTGCAAGTGTTGGCCTGGACAACTTACGTGCAGGTCTTGGTTTGGGCATGCTGACCGTTGCATTAGGTGTGCTGCGTCCTTGTACGCGTTCAATCAGGTTCCTGTATATAAGTATAACTCGTGTTCATCTTCTGTTGTCAGCTCTTGTCATCTGGTCCAGCGAACACTCCGACCTCGCGGGCGTTTGGGCTGATCAACCTAGAGTACACGATTTGCTTCGTCCACACCGCGCGACTAACCTCGCCAGCTGCTTGTACGCGCCTCCGTCCCGTGAAAATTGTTCTCGAGTACAACGCACCCCTTCACCGATCAAGCAATGGGCGGCCGAGGTCGTTTCCGTGGCTGCATCGACCCGCGCATCACTGTTGCGCCACCCCTTCGAGCCGTAGTGCcgggcacgcggtccacgccgccgcTCTGAGGTCTTCCCGCCATCGCCTTGACCTATCcgatgccgctgcgtcgccccatcgggccatagcgccgcggcccgcggtccactttACTTATCCCCGCGCATCAACTTCCCATGGTATGCGCCCCGCCTCCTTTCTTGGCGTGGGAACGCCATCATCCGCGCCGTTCTTCGTCATGTTGTCGAGTTCTTCGCGTACTTCGAGcagcgccgccgcgctcctaacctagccgctgccGCCTGTCCACCTCCTTCATCTATGTCCAGCACCagctcgtcgccagcgtcgccgtcctcttctccgaccacttcgtctacttcgaccaccgttggtgacaccGACCCCACGCCTATTGGCGCCACAATCGTCATCGAGTCTCCTTCTCTGCTAGCTCCACTGACTCCTCGACATGGCATACAGCTCAAGCAGGTCCGTCGTCTATGCATGCCGATGCTGaaaacaccgatgcgtgccttcgtccacggcgTGTCcctgggcctggcaagcctggtgctgcgcttcgtcaacttcgtcttcgtccgtctacgcatgcccgatgctggcaacacTGATGCGTGCATTCGTCCATGTTGTGTCTCCGGTCTTGGCAAACCCTGTGTGACGCGTCGTCAACGTCTTCTTCCccgcgcaccactacttcgacaccattgCACTCATGACCAACTCGGCGACTCCTTGCGCCCGCAGCTCCGCggtgacttcctcgacaccggccaccctaactcgacatcgaccacggtgtacttcgcacggctacctcggtcacgactacaccaccctacgctctcagCTAACTCGACAAACGACACAAAGGGCTACTGCCTTGCTAGAGCAACCTCGTTTTTTCCACTCCAGCTACAACTTCTACGATGCATCGACCATTGCGATagcagggtgatacgtctccaacgtatctataattttttattgtcccatgctattatattatcaatcttggatgttttatatgcattattatgctattttatatcatttctggggactagcctattaacgtagtgcccagtgccagttactgttttttccttgtttttgtctttacagAAAATTAATACCAAGcagagtccaaatggaacaaaGCTTTTTGACGAATTTTTGAACCACAAGACACCCATGAAGCTTCGGGAAGAGACCTGGAGGGCCACAGGGTGACCACAAGCTCACAGGGCGCCCCctggcgcccccaggcttgtggtcTCCACGggtgtcctccaaccctaattcttcttctacaaatgcccaaataTTACCTGaagaccagagggcacaccaaaaataattTTCCGCCGCCACAAGTTTCTATCTTCTTGAGATCCCACTGGGGACCTTTTTCGATAATttgccggaggggggttcgatcatggagggcatccaCATCAACCTTGCTTCCCTTCGCTAATGCGTGGGtactttaccatagacctacgggtctatggctagtagctagatgacttcttctctctccttttgatcttcaatagaatgttcttcttgatgttcttggagatctattcgatgtaatcttctttcgcggtgtgtttgttgacatccaatgaattgtgggtttatgatcagattatctatgaatattttttgagtcttctctgaactcttttatgcatgattgttatagttttgtatttcttcctatctattgatttggtttggccaactagtttgatttttcttgcaatgggagatgtgctttgtaatgggttcagtcttgcggtgttcaatcccagtgacagaaagggacatgacatgtatttgtattgttactattaaggataaaaatatggggtttattcatatttataggatatatccctctacatcatgtcatcttgcttaaggcgttgttcgttcttgttaacttaatacagtagatacatcctggatagcggtcgatgtgtcgagtactagtagtagatgcaggtaggagtcagtctattTGTTTCAAACATGATGCCTATACAtatgatcattgtcttggatatttttataactatgcacttttctatcaattgttcaacagtaatttgttcacccacgacCCATCGTATGCTTTCTTCgagagagagaagcctctagtgaaaactatacCCCCCGTGTCTAttttttatcatattgttttcagatatataaaatcaaaaatacaaaaatacttttctgcaatttatttacttttgttttattttgcattttcacttatcttttatatccatcactatcagatctcatccttgcgagtaaccctaaagggattgacaacccctttattgcgttgggtgcaagtatttatttGTTTGTGAATGTGCAATTATGGGAGatttgtgtgttcctcctactggattgataccttggttctcaactgggaaaaatatttatctctattttcctgcatcaccctttcctcttcaaggaaaaaaccaacgcaagctcaagaagtagcacgggGGGATGTCAGGCTGCCGGCTACTATTCTCTCCAGTTTGACCGTTCCGCGATGCTCATGTTGTTCACGATGCTGCCGCTACGACTGCGGGgaatgttagagatatatttgttgaaaatatgccctagagacaataataaactagttattattatatttccttgttcatgataatcgtttattatccatgctataattgtattgataggaaactcagatacatgtgtgggtacatagacaacaccatgtccctagtgagcctctagttgactagctcgttgatcaacagatggttacggtttcctgaccatggacattagatgtcgttgataacgggatcacatcattagcagaatgatgtgatggacaagacccaatgctaagcatgagattgtgcaactcccggataccgtaggaatgctttgggtgtaccaaacgtcacaacgtaactgggtggctataaaggtgcactacaggtatctccgaaagtatctgttgggttggcacgaattgagactgggatttgtcactcagtgtaaacggagaggtatctctgggcccactcggtaggacatcatcataatgtgcacaatgtgaccaaggggttgatcatgggatgatgtgttacggaacgagtaaagagacttgccggtaacgagattgaacaaggtatcggtataccgacgatcgaatctcgggcaagtacaataccgttagacaaagggaattgtatacgggatcgattgagtccttgacatcgtggttcatccgatgagatcatcgtggaacatgtgggaaccaacatgggtatccagatcccgctgttggttattgaccggagaacgtctcggtcatgtctacatgtctcccgaacccgtagggtctacacacttaaggttcgatgacgctagggttataaaggaagtttgtatatggttaccgaatgttgttcggagtcctggatgagatccaggacgtcacgaggagttccggaatggtccagaggtaaagatttatatatggaaagttgttgtccgggttccgggaaaagtttgggtttttccggtattgtaccgggaagcttccagaaggttccgaaggattccggaggggtccggaggtccggaaattgttccaccacatccaatacagtagcatgggatgtagggggcgccctagccttaatgggccaggggcaccagccccccaaggcccatgcgcatgggaagggggaaaccctaagggggagggcctccacttgacttgggaggcactcctccccccttggccgctgctcccaaccctagatgggatctaagggggccggccccctctttccccccacctataaatagtgtaggagtgggagggcagccgcacccccaagttttggcgcagccctccccctctcccaagtactcctcctctcgcggtgcttggtgaagccctgcaggattgccacgctcctccaccaccatcatgccgtcgtgttgctgctggatggagtcttcctcaacctctcactctctccttgctggatcaaggcatgggagacgtcattgagttgtacgtgtgttgaacgcggaggtgccgtccgttcggcactaggatctccggtgatttggatcacgacgagtacgactccttcaaccccgttctcttgaacgcttccgcttagcgatctacaagggtatgtagatgcactctccttctcctcgttgctggtttctgttgggaacgtagtaatttcaaaaaaaatcctacgcacacgcaagatcatggtgatgatatagcaacgagaggggggagtgttcgtccacgtaccctcgtagaccgtaagcggaagcgttatgacaacgcggttgatgtagtcgtacatcttcacgatccgaccgatccaagtaccgaacgtacggcacctccgagttcagcacacgttcagctcgatgacgatccccggattccgatccagcaaagtgtcggggatgagttccgtcagcacgacggcgtggtgacgatgatgatgctctaccggcgcagggcttcgcctaagctccacgacgatatgaccgaggtg from Triticum aestivum cultivar Chinese Spring chromosome 3B, IWGSC CS RefSeq v2.1, whole genome shotgun sequence includes these protein-coding regions:
- the LOC123071139 gene encoding probable LRR receptor-like serine/threonine-protein kinase At1g51810 codes for the protein MSRSHCSANGRLTWILALLLMMTRVHGQPTSGFISLDCGYRNNTPYNDSSIEGIQYQSDAGFVEGGLTHQISSVFMADAASESETTLRSFPDGSRNCYTLPSTPGKKFLVRAMFTYGDYDGLNRSMDGSLFLFGLHIGVNFWDTVNLTNWDPSIIVWKEVLTVAPGDSVSVCLVNFGSGTPFVSSLELRPLLDAMYPFVNTSVSVGQFGRFRFGNVTDFITRYPVDPYDRFWAASSFPYNTYPWTNVDTSKQVEILPGDDYFNVPMAIFQKATTLDTNYSIMSLDMAKGQNLDPESVRLLPIFHFAEISDNNPNRSFDIYNANDLLHRGFSPSRLQANSLYDSGQFLYNGDAIYTLNKTRSSILPPLINALEVYSLVWMENFTTEPEDVSYMKEVKKNYNLARTNWNGDPCSPREYSWEGLTCDYSKRNQNPRIVAVDLSTSGLKGGLVITFMNMASLENLDLSHNNLTGPIPDYQIKSLKVLDLSYNQLDGPIPNSILQRSQAGLLDLRLEGNPVCSKVKDTYCSNNKKKTTSTMAIAVIVPVVLVSLLVVMCILWKLCWKGKSGDSENYAMYEEETPLHIDIRRFTYAELKHITNDFHSIVGKGGFGTVYHGTMENGDEVAVKVLMETSIVESTDFLPEVQTLSKVHHKNLVTLQGYCQNKKCLALVYDFMHRGNLQQLLREGDDYSLNWEQRLHIALDSAQGLEYLHESCTPSIVHRDVKTANILLDKNLVGIIADFGLSRAFNDAHTHISTVAAGTLGYLDPEYHATFQLTIKTDVYSFGIVLLEIITGKPPILMDPHTYHLPNWVRQKIAKGSIQDIVDKRLLDQNDPSSLQGVVDLAMKCVESAAIDRPSMTEVVSRLKVLLPTTLSEKQYASASSTKSMNDEMRRQFHLLISGEGNDESSSSSRMTELIPLSGR